In the genome of Calliopsis andreniformis isolate RMS-2024a chromosome 10, iyCalAndr_principal, whole genome shotgun sequence, one region contains:
- the LOC143185219 gene encoding uncharacterized protein LOC143185219, producing MEISNSMTTDTVEIIRDNLREIASKERKEHRTKVLNKNRVALGNIVPDSSFTTEFVIKKAKALKNKSLSIEEYKQLQNALIQSEENVNSFLKVDHILFSLVRDFSGNDPVLQLYAINCCCNIALGNSKACTSLTKSIAPYLITELESLNYPLLEVCIWTIGNLVAGSSKAFEVLHAQDCLKYIISLMHDCDNIILPSVAYSAMHYIHSGCEYILKDKLVELVKATTERQLSFEHPYFIWLLALLSSENLCISYLHNVVHLIVEYLYQNFKNNSSAVKEITACIRVLANTICETSGQLAKFLLENPKYEKSELKALLNTLLSCQYMHIRKETLWLIGNLYNHTCFDIRKIIQDLMPQLFLKEAVVSITQ from the exons ATGGAAATTAGTAATTCAATGACGACGGATACTGTCGAAATTATAAGAGACAATTTAAGAGAAATTGCCTCTAAAGAAAGAAAGGAGCATCGTACAaaagtattaaataaaaatcgtGTGGCTTTAGGAAATATTGTTCCTGATTCATCTTTTACGACGGAATTTGTTATTAAGAAAGCTAAAGCGTTGAAAAATAAGTCGTTGTCTATTGAGGAATACAAGCAACTACAGAATGCTCTTATTCAG AGTGAAGAGAATGTCAATTCCTTTCTAAAAGTAgatcatattttattttctttagtACGTGATTTTTCTGGTAATGATCCAGTTTTGCAGTTGTATGCCATTAACTGCTGTTGCAACATAGCACTTGGAAATAGTAAGGCTTGTACTTCATTAACCAAAAGTATAGCACCATATCTTATTACAGAATTGGAAAGTTTAAACTATCCTTTATTG GAAGTATGTATATGGACAATAGGAAATTTAGTTGCTGGAAGCAGTAAAGCTTTTGAAGTTCTTCATGCTCAAGACtgtttaaaatatattatatcctTAATGCACGATTGTGATAACATCATTTTACCTTCAGTAGCATATTCTGCAATGCATTATATACACAGTGGCTGTGAATATATCCT AAAAGATAAACTGGTTGAACTTGTTAAAGCTACTACGGAAAGACAACTTTCATTTGAACATCCGTATTTTATTTGGTTGTTAGCTTTATTATCTTCAGAGAATCTCTGTATTTCATATTTACATAATGTAGTGCATTTGATAGTGGAGTATCTGtatcaaaattttaaaaataacagCAGTGCAGTAAAAGAG atTACAGCATGTATAAGAGTATTGGCCAATACAATTTGCGAAACATCTGGACAATTAGCAAAATTTCTTTTAGAAAATCCAAAATATGAGAAATCAGAGTTAAAAGCATTATTAAATACGTTACTTTCATGTCAGTATATGCATATTAGAAAAGAGACATTGTGGTTAATAG GTAATCTTTACAACCATACTTGTTTCGACATTAGAAAAATTATCCAAGACCTTATGCCACAGTTATTCCTAAAGGAAGCAGTTGTGTCTATAACACAGTAA
- the Hdm gene encoding meiosis specific with OB domains hold'em produces the protein MSGVQRQELESLQPGTQNALIIGVIINSFNMKTIDATRTRFNYGERGVWTFTLRDSERDTINVTVWGSVQFVKKLFSNFPIGSVVEVINPKVIERHADDRNEPFVPSVSSSCSLTVNEGNALIQLHDTPARGKYEPLLKLPVKSLTGLRSLNSIFENLEALRDQYIDVLVVVTFVSDIRNVITRDGRSIRFRKFEAADGSTDEVASMVLWEDQWIQRAAFWEPNRTALFLSDARVIYDKFRKQTVLSIVRKTLITENPNVPQTTIVRNSIQRYDPDVKSEDAFAVPNPDTITTVMTVQDISNKLKKKTKQGERIQFATILKAYVMDINVDSTSPGTITTRCALCKKIVLDGQDSCMNLECPSGNGTRVPLNTVSLNLKVNLKDDTGYLIGCRLSGDAAERVLNCTAKEFQAMLLPQREDLKWKYALEKCDIRLHVLGPTSAFPSAVYNILSISRNEDEDNTESLDELINMNTY, from the exons ATGTCAGGTGTTCAGAGGCAGGAATTGGAGTCTTTACAACCTGGCACGCAAAACGCTCTTATCATAGGCGTAATTATAAATAGCTTCAATATGAAAACGATCGATGCCACAAGAACGAGAT TTAATTATGGGGAACGAGGCGTATGGACGTTCACGTTACGTGATTCTGAAAGAGACACCATAAACGTGACCGTATGGGGTAGCGTACAGTTTGTAAAGAAATTATTTTCGAACTTTCCTATTGGTAGCGTGG TGGAAGTGATTAATCCAAAAGTGATCGAGCGTCACGCTGATGACAGGAACGAACCCTTCGTTCCATCTGTGTCCAGTTCATGTAGCCTAACAGTGAACGAAGGCAATGCGCTAATACAATTGCATGACACACCAGCACGTGGAAAATATGAACCATTGCTGAAGCTGCCAGTTAAAAGCTTAACAGGACTGCGAAGTCTGAACAGCATTTTTGAAAACCTGGAAGCGCTACGCGATCAATATATCGACGTGTTGGTCGTAGTCACTTTT GTCAGCGATATTCGTAACGTAATAACACGGGACGGTAGGAGCATAAGATTCCGTAAATTCGAAGCAGCAGATGGATCAACTGATGAGGTAGCCTCTATGGTTCTTTGGGAAGATCAGTGGATTCAGAGAGCTGCATTTTGGGAACCAAACCGAACCGCGCTTTTTTTATCGGACGCCCGGGTCATTTATGATAAATTCAGGAaacaaactgttttatctatag TTAGGAAAACTTTGATAACCGAGAACCCTAACGTACCACAAACGACGATTGTGAGAAATTCCATTCAACGTTACGATCCTGACGTGAAGTCTGAAGACGCCTTTGCTGTACCAAATC CGGACACAATTACTACTGTAATGACCGTACAAGATATCTCGAACAAGTTAAAAAAGAAGACAAAACAGGGAGAGAGAATTCAATTTGCCACGATTTTGAAAGCCTACGTGATGGATATAAACGTAGATAGCACGAGTCCTGGAACAATAACCACTAGATG CGCATTATGCAAGAAAATCGTTCTTGACGGTCAAGATTCTTGCATGAATCTTGAATGCCCTTCTGGTAATGGAACTCGCGTACCTCTGAACACAGTAAGTCTCAATCTGAAAGTAAACTTGAAAGATGACACAGGATATCTTATCGGCTGTCGATTATCCGGGGATGCAGCCGAACGTGTTCTTAATTGCACAGCTAAAGAATTTCAG GCAATGTTACTTCCTCAACGCGAAGACCTAAAATGGAAATACGCGTTGGAGAAATGCGACATTCGATTACATGTACTCGGTCCAACATCCGCCTTTCCCAGTGCCGTGTACAACATTCTATCGATTTCTCGAAACGAAGATGAGGATAATACGGAATCACTGGATGAACTTATTAATATGAACACATACTGA
- the Alphasnap gene encoding alpha-soluble NSF attachment protein, which yields MADSEQKAMQLLAEAEKKLNSKGFFGSLFGGSSKVEEAIECYQRAAHMFKMAKKWSSAGSAFYETAELHAKAGSRHDAATNYVDAATCFKKTNINEAISCLLKAIEIYTDMGRFTMAAKHHQSIAEMYESEAVDLERAIHHYEQAADYFHGEESNSSANKCLLKVAQYAAQLENYEKAIQIYEQVASASLESSLLKYSAKEYFFRAALCHLCVDVLNAQHAIERYQDQYPAFQDSRECKLIKTLIEHLEEQHLEGFTEAVKEYDSISRLDQWYTTVLLRIKKQVNDNPDLR from the exons ATGGCTGACAGTGAACAGAAGGCAATGCAATTGCTGGCCGAAGCTGAGAAGAAGTTGAATTCGAAGGGTTTCTTCGGTTCTCTGTTTGG TGGATCGTCAAAAGTTGAAGAAGCCATAGAATGTTATCAACGTGCAGCACATATGTTCAAAATGGCAAAAAAATGGAGCTCTGCTGGAAGTGCTTTTTATGAAACAGCAGAGTTACATGCAAAGGCAGGCAGCCGTCATGATGCAGCTACCAATTATGTGGATGCTGCTACTTGTTTTAAGAAAACTAATATAAATG AGGCAATTAGTTGCTTGTTAAAAGCAATTGAAATTTATACTGACATGGGTCGCTTTACAATGGCTGCTAAACACCATCAAAGCATAGCTGAAATGTATGAAAGTGAAGCTGTTGATCTTGAGAGGGCAATTCATCATTATGAACAAGCTGCTGACTATTTTCATGGAGAAGAGAGCAATTCATCTGCTAATAAGTGTCTTTTGAAAGTTGCACAATATGCTGCGCAActtgaaaattatgaaaaagctATTCAAATTTATGAGCAG GTTGCTTCTGCATCTTTAGAAAGTTCATTACTAAAATATAGTGCAAAGGAGTACTTCTTTCGTGCAGCACTGTGTCATTTATGTGTAGATGTATTAAATGCACAACATGCAATTGAACGTTACCAGGATCAATATCCTGCATTCCAAGATTCTAGAGAGTGTAAATTAATAAAG ACATTGATAGAGCATCTTGAAGAACAACATCTCGAAGGTTTTACAGAAGCGGTAAAAGAATACGATTCAATTTCACGACTGGATCAGTGGTATACAACAGTATTGTTACGTATTAAAAAGCAGGTTAACGATAATCCAGATTTACGCTGA